The following DNA comes from Teredinibacter haidensis.
AGCATGCCAACAGCAACGGGATTAACGGCTTTTTTCATTTGATGTCTGTGGCTGGCAATATATTCCACCACTGCCGGGAATGACTTTTTTGTGTGTGCCAATACAAACCTGGCTAAACCAAGAATTGGATCATTACCATGGCTTAGCGCTGTCCGCCTATCAACCTCATTTTCAATAGACTCATAATCAATATCAATTCCAAACGCAAATGCTAATGGTAGATACTCAAGCGTTTTTTGAGTGTAACTAATGAAGTAACTCTGAAGCTGTGCCTTTGCCTGTTCGTATGTTTCACTGTTTCTTAGCTCTAACCACAGCACATAGCTATCCGCTATATTCGCGACATCTTCAGCACCGAGATGCCTTGCAAGACCCGAACAGATTTTAAATAGCTCGACAGCGCGAGTTCTAAGCACTATAGATTCAGAATCATCTGCCAGTGGAAACCTATCTGCCGCGAAGGGAATATAAGTCAACACACTCTCACGGAGCTCAACGGCCTGAATTGCGTTTACCAAGAACGTAAATGCAGAAAGCTGAGCCAGCGCTGGAGACATAGACAAGGATTCATCGCCTACAGACTTTACAACATTTAAAGCCTTTTCCCATTGATGCTCTGAGAGTAACGCAGAAACTAAAACAACTTTTCCATCGTTATCTAAGTCCTGAACACTTAAACCTGCACCGTCAAGCCAGTCAAAAGCAGCTTCGTTTCCCTCCACTGTTTTTTTAACCATGAAGAAGGCGGCATAATTCGATGGGCCACTTGCCTTAAACAAACCAGACGCCGCCTCTACATCGTTCGATCCAATCGCATCAAAAAAGGCCTGTGCTATTACCGCCTCCTCCGTTTGGCACAGTTTTTTAGAGCTTGATAACCAGCTTTTCGCCTGCTCAACTCTTTCCCCCACGCACAAGTACCTTGCCAGTAGTGCCAGTGTCTTGGCTTTTGCTTGAGGGGTGCCGCCGGACAACTCTCCATCAATAACGCTTTCTGCTAAAGCGATCGCCTTTTCTTCCTTAGGAAACGAACCGAAAAATCGCAGTGAGGTAATTTCGTGAGCAAGCTTCTCTATTTTTTCGTCTTGAAGGTGTTGAGCTGTAAACCATGCGCTTCGAATTTTATCAACTACCAAATCTGCTGTTTGTTTTGGATGATCCTTGACGACATCCAGTAGCTTTTTTTCGCTGTCCTGGCGCATTGATTTAACTTGAAGCCAGACATCAATCAAATAAATCACAATACTTAAGCCGATTAGCACCCAGCCAGTTATGTACATTGGAGTAGATATTGACCCGCTATATTCTGGAAGAACCTTCTGATTACTCAAAAACCAATTTAGAATATCCAGCCACAAAGGAGGATTAAGGATACTTATTCCTGTCAATAACAGAGGCACACTTAATGCTTTCGCTAATGAAGGTCTAAATAGTGCAACCAAAAATTTTATGTTTTCCCGCACAACGTCCCAACCAGTGTTCATGGTGGTCTAATTCCTTCCTGAGGGTATTTTCTTATTCAATGGCTTAAGGCTGCAGTATCGTCATGACCCCACTCGGCCGCAAGCTCGAACAGCTTCGACGAAGCCATGGTCTTCAGCAATCACGAACGCTGCAGAAGCAAGGATTCAGTCTTGTTACAACTCCGCCATGGCGAATGGACATAAAGGCCCACCACTCTTAAGCGTATTCAACCAGCTTACCCAAGTTCTCACACTTTCAGAAGAAGAAAGGTGCAATTTGTGGCGCGCAACCAACTCTGTGCCAAGTATTATCGAGCAACACACCAACATTAAGCTAAGCAATAAAGAATTTGACAACTTAGCAAGCTATTTTGAAAAAGTTAAAGATATTGAAATACCTGATGACATTATCAAATATCGGGATGATAACAACTAGAATAATAAATTATTATACATCCAGTAGTGCCAGTTAAAAAGCAACGTTGTCATGAAAAAATCTCGACAACCTTGTACTCCAGTCTTCGTCTAAGCGACACAGCCTGAAAAAGTGACGGTCGATTCCCCTCTCGGCGACTAGATGATTCTGGGCTAAATATTTCGCTGTTTAACTCGGAGCCAATAATCGATTCGAGTCTATTATCGTGAGATTCCTCGGCAATAGGTATGTACTTATCATGTACTGTTCTATCAGGTATTATTAAGCCTTTGTACTTAAATAGATCGTTTACTTCTACCATCCTACGATCAAAAGAGACGTACATCGGAAAACAGAAAAATTCGGCTTCTGGATATATCCCTTCCGGGATAAACTCATAGTTTTTAGCTTTTTCTTTAGTCGCAGAGCCTCGTTCGACATTTCTGATTAGAATAAAATCCCATGCCATTCCATTAACAATAGAAGCAATTTTTGCAGGCTTTGCGTTTCTGTTAACCGGCTCAAAAAAACTGAGTGATTCCCCATAAAGCCAAAGAGTGCACACTATAAGTTCTCGATAAAATATACCAGAAAGGGTTCTATCACAAAATTTGACCAACCCTATCACTTTTTCTTCTTTGGAAATCTCGCTATATCGAAGCTGAATAGTTTTCAATATCAAACAAGCGATGAGCGTCTGGAGATATTCCCTTTCCTCAAGATCTTGTACGAAGGTATCATTTGAGAATAGAGACATTGATCCTTCAACTCTCTCCCTAAGCGTATCATTAGAGTACTCATACCTAACATCACCAGCTTCCTTAAAATATTCTTTATTCGCATCTGAAAACTTGTTCAATGCAAATAGTTGGTCTCTAATTGATTTTTCCTCACCAGCCAAAAAATTCCCGTAGTTTTCATAAATAAAGAACGTAAAATCAAGCATCACATCTGCATCGTACAGATCCGAAATCAGGTTTTTAAAGCTCTGACCAAGATCACTATTAATAAACTTCCTTTTCTCCGGTTTTTTTTGCTTTAAGTCGCTGATGTATCTGAGTGCGTATTTGGCAATTTGCGTGTCAAGATATGCGATGGGGACGGAGGGAATTACAGCTCGATCACTTGTGAATACTTCTCGCATAATTTTTTCGTTGAAATAATAAACATTTTTCTTAGAAAAAATGCTTCGCACATGATACTGCCCCTGTTCAATAGCTCCAGAAATCGGCTTAAGGGGCGATTGAGATCCGATATCATCAAAGCCATAGACAACCGTTGCGCCTTTTAAAATGGCTCTGTTTTTATGCCATGCAGTAAAAACACCATCGAAGTCTCTGGCTTGTTTAAATTCATTCACTAAAATTGCTACGTCTTCCTGCCTCATATTGAAATATCCATATAAAACAATTACTTATGACTGCCAAGTTATGGGTTTATTATCTGCTGTTTATGCCATTATATAGGTGAACTGGGTCAAACCCGCTATCCATTTCGAACACACTGGTCAATTTTTAGCCCAATCTTGCCAAAATATGGGTGAACGGGCCTGCCAAGAAATGGGTGAATCCACATGCGCTCTTCGAGCCAGTTTACCTATCACAGCAAGCTTCCGAAAATAACGTCCCTATGCCCCCTTATACCGATTAAACCCTGCGATTCCCCTCATTATAACGGCTGGGTCTTGCGTTGCCTTACGTGCCATCAGAATGGGTTTCTCCGCTATCAAAACTGAAAAATTCACTTGCCTGCGGGCATTTTTAGCATTAAAGTTTACTGAACGTTCGTTAAGTTAACTGGTGGGATGATAAATGGCGAAGCAATCAAGAACCAATATTAGGGACAGCATTCTGGAGGCCAGCACTGTACTTTTTTCAAAAAAAGGATACAGCGGTGTTTCGATGAGAGACGTTGCCCAACACTTGGGTTGTACACCGGCGGCCTTGTATTACCACTTTAAAGACAAGGACCAGCTGTACCTGGGCGTGATTCAGCATGTTTGCCACGGTGTTTCTGCTAGCTTGAAGCGTGCTAAAGATTCTCACGGTGAACCCTGGGATCAGCTATCTGCCGTTTTAACGGAACTCATCAGAACCCTTTCCGCCAACGAAAGTTTTTGGCGGCTACTACAGCAAATATTAATGGATGAGAATGAGGAAAGAATGCGTCAACTTGGCAACAGCGTATTCCATGATATTTTTTCCATATTTTACGATCTAGCCAGCAAGATAGGCCCGCATTTAGACCCTCATCAACTGACAATTTCCATGATGAGCTTATGCCTTTTCCCTTTTCAAAGTGCTAATGCTGCTAGCTTCCTGCCTGGATTTGATCCAACCAATCTTCAACCCGATAAGTTGAGTAGCCATGTGCTCAACTTTATATCTCTCGGCATTAACGATGATGCCACTAACACGTTAAGTCTGAAAAACAGGAAACCCAAATGACTAGATTTGTATTGTCTGCGGCTTTATTGGTTGCCCTAGCAGGTTGTGATCAACAACAGAACCAATATCTCACTGACGCTACAGAACAACAACTTGTGATGCTTGTAGAGGTAAAAACAGGAGTGCCGCTGGAGTATTCAACGGTTGGTACTGTGGTATCAGATCAACAGCTAGATATTACTTCCCGGCTTACGGGTTACATTAAGAAAATCTCTGTAAAGGAAGGGGATAAAGTCGAACAGGGACAAATTCTGGTGCGACTGGATAGCGCCGACATCGATGGTGCCATTCACCAGGCAAGCGCAGCAGCGAGCACCGCACAGGCTGCATTTAATGATGCTCAGCTCGATTTTGAAAAGTTTCAAAATTTACTGCAGCGAGGCAGTGCTTCCGACAATGAATTCCGCAAAATAAAATTGAAACGTGACGCGGCTAAGGAAATGCTGAACTCTACTAAAGCAGCACTTTCCGCGGCCAAGGCGCAATTGAATTACATCGATATTAAAGCACCGGTAAGTGGCTATGTTATTGCCAAAATAAAACACGAGGGCGATATGGCGTTGCCCGGTGTTCCAATCCTCGCCATCCAGTCACGGGGTGGCATGTTGTTTCAGACCTATATCACCGAAGATTTTATGGCTTCTGTTGCCCCCGGAATGCAGGTTCAGGTCAGGCTTGACCAAAACCCCCAAAGCCACACCGGAGCCGTTACCCATCTAGTACCTGCGGCAGATCCAGTGACGCACAGTTATCTGGCAAAAATCAGTTTGCCGAATGACGCCAAACTAATGTCAGGCATGTTTGGGCGCGCGACGTTTCGCATCAGCACAAAAAATGAACCTTATATTCCGGAGAATACTCTGGTCGAACGCGGCGGTCTTAAAGGCGTTTTTGTGGTCGACAGTGACAGCATTGTCCGCTTCCATTGGTTGCGTCTCGGCAGACGTTGGGATGACAACATTGAAGTAACCGCAGGCCTAAGCGGCGGCGAAATGATTGTGTCGGATACCGCATCGAGACTCCGGGATGGCGAAAAAGTAACGGTTACCGAAAGCGTAGAAAAAGTATTGGTTACTGAGGCTCCAAAATGAGCGACAGTAAACTTAATTTTGCAGGACGTTTGGCCCAAACCTTTGTCACCTCCAAACTAACGCTGCTGCTAATGCTGACATGCACTCTTTTGGGCGTTTTCGCCGTTTACACAACACCCAGAGAAGAAAACCCACAGATCTCAATGCCTGCAGCCATGGTGCAGGTGATGCTGCCCGGAGCTTCTCCTGCAGAAGTTGAAGCTCAGATAATCCGCCCACTGGAGAGCATTGTTAATCAAATCCCCGGCGTCGATCATACCTATGCCACGGCAATGAATTCGGTCGGCGTTCTGATGGTCCAGTTCAATGTCGGGGAAGACAAAGAAAAATCCCTTGTCAAACTTTATGACCGGGTATTGGGCGAGCGCAACAAATTACCGCCATCGGCGGGACAACCGCAGATCCACAGTGCCGATGCTGATGATGTGCCAGTGGTTACGGTTACCCTGGCGTCAGAAAAATATGACGACTATGCGATGAAACGCATCGCCGATAGGATGATAGAAGGATTGCTCAGCCTTGAATCCGTCTCCACAACGTACGTCCGTGGCGGCCGTGACCGCGAACTGAGAATTGAACTTGATCCCCAGCGTATGCAGGCCTATGGCGTAACATTTGATCAGATCCGGCTGCTGATCAGCGCAGATAATATCTCATCGCCGCTCGGGTCACTGGTGCAGTCGGGAAGTGTGCATAACGTGACGTTTGATGGCTTTATCTCTTCGGCGAATGAACTCAATCATCTCGTGGTGGGACACTATCAAAACCGACCGTTATATTTAGGTGATGTAGCCCAAATCGTTGATGGCCCAGACGAGCAGCGCAGCCAAGTCAGTCGTTTTGCCTATGGCCCCGCCAACGCAAAATTCGGCCACACAGAACAACCAGAAATACCCGCTATCACTCTCGCAATTGCCAAAAAACACGGTACGAATGCCGTATTTTTTGCACGAGATGTTATACAGCGAATAGAACGCATGAAGCACCAGCTTGTCCCTGAAGGCATCGATGTGGTGGTCACCCGCAATGATGGCAAAAAAGCTGATGATGCGGTAAATACTTTAATAGAACACCTTGGCATCGCAGTGCTGGCAGTATTTGTCGTGACCGCATTATTTCTTGGTTTTAAGGAAGCGCTGATCGTCGGAATCACCGTACCGATGATCTTGGCATTAACGCTGGCAGCGGTGAATTTTGCCGGGTTGACCATTAATAGAGTGACACTGTTTGGTTTAATTTTGTCACTGGGACTGTTAGTAGATGCGGCCATTGTCGTCATCGAAAATATCCACCGAAATTACACCAACCTCAACGGCCGCAGTAAGTCATGGGTGTCGGTAATCTCTGTCAATGAAATTGGCAACCCTACTAATCTGGCCACTCTAGCGGTAATGACTGTATTTTATTCGCTAATCCCCGCCCTCACGGGTATGCCAAAGCAATATTTCTACCCCATTGGATTTACCGTTCCGGTTGCCATGGCCGCCTCCCTGCTGGTCGCTTATAGCATAGTGCCGTGGGCAGCTAACCGCTGGGTAAAAGCGGGTGGGCATACCGCAGGCGACACCCCATCATCATCGCGACTGTCCCGTTTCTACTACGCTGCCGTTGCGCCGATTATCGACTGCAGAAAATTGCGTAACAAAGTCTTAATTGCGGTAGCACTGGCGATGGCCCTATCACTGCTGCAACCTCTTTGGCAATTCATTCGTCCTGCAGGAGTCTCGGGCCCACAATCTTGGCTCGGCGTTGAGATGAGCCTACTCCCGAAAGACAACAAGAACACCTTCAATATTACGATCGATATGCCCGAAAGCACCCCGCTGGAAGTCACCGACCGCCTCGTACGCAATGTCGGAGAAATCCTGCGCACGGTTCCGGAGGTATTGAATTATCAGAGCTGGCTGGGCGAAACAGGAGTGCCCGATTTCAACAGTATGCTACGGGGCAACAGTAATAAAACCGGCCCTCATGTAGCGGCCATACGAGTCAATATCACGGACAAAAAAAGCAGAAAAACATCGTCAATTGTACTTGCCAGGGAATTACGTAAGCAGCTAGCAGCGCTAAACACCAACTATCCGGGAGCAACCATCCAAGTAGTAGAAGACCCGCCAGGCCCACCGGTACGAGCAACAATACTGGCAGAGATTTACAGTCAAGATTTAGAACAACTGCGGACAGTGTCCAACAACGTTAGACAGCAGTTCAGAAACACCTATGACATGGTGGAAACCAACTCATCAGAAGTCAGCGATGTAAAGCAGTATCGATTAACACTAGACCGTGAAAAGGCGGCTTTGTCGGGCATCACTAGCGCCCAGGTAGCCGTAGCGTTACGGCGGCTGATAAACGGTGAACAACTGGGCGTTGCCCACATTGAAGGCGAGCGAAACCCGCTGCCGATTCAATTGCAAATACCCCAACGTTATCAGATCGATCCCGCACTATTGTCTGGCATAACGTTGATGAATCCCCAAGGATCGCGTATTCCATTATCAACCTTGGTTAAAGTCCATCAGGATATAGCCGATTACCCCATCCAGCATAAAGATGGTGTGCGTGTAAGCATCGTTGGCGGAGAGCTTGGCCACACAGCCCCGGCGTATGCCGTATTGGAGCTGAACCAACACCTTAACAATATGGACTTAGCGAATGGCGAACAGTTAACAACCGGAAATTTAGGTTTTGAAGAAACGGTTCCAGATCTAACCAAAGGAAAATTCCAGCTGTTATGGGGCGGTGAAATCAGAATGACCTTAAATGCTTACCGCGATTTGATTGCAGCACTAACAATGGCCTTATCGGCGATATTTCTGATCTTGGTTGCCTACTATCGTTCCTTTTTACTGCCTGTTATTGCCATGGCTGCGATCCCGCTGGGACTTGTGGGAATATTTCCAGGACACTGGTTACTGCATCAACAATTTTCGGCATCTTCGTTAGTGGGCATTGTAGCTCTGGCCGGAATCGTGGTGCGAAACTCACTGCTATTAATTGATTTTGTTATCGACTACCTGCAAAAAGGAATGCCATTACGGCAAGCCATCTTACAAGCCGGGGCGGTAAGGCTACGGCCAATCTTATTGACAGCGCTGGCCATCATCTTCGGCAGTATGGTCATGTTAACCGACCCTGTTTTCAGTGGCCTGGCGATATCACTGATCTTCGGCACCCTGTCCTCAACAGTGCTCACACTGGTCATTGTTCCCCTGCTTCTATATCTGTTTTACAGCCGCTACCCAATTGTCGAACAAGCAGATTCTAAACAGGAGGCAATGTCATGATATTCCGAAAAAAACCGCTGGCCTACCTTTTAACTGCCGCCCTGCTCTGCACCGCAAGCGCTAATGCCGAGAACTTGGCTCAAGCGTGGACTATAGCGCTGAGCAACAATCACACCATTAAAGCGACCCAGGCTGCCACTGAATCCGCACAAGCCAGCCTGGATGCCACCAAAGCAATGGCGCGGCCTTCCCTTTCGGTGGGAGCGAATTACATGGCATTCTCCCACGATCTAGCCTTGGAATTTGCTGGTGCAGAAGCCAATTTTGCCGAACGGCAAAGTTTCGGCTACCAGGCAGCCGTCACTATGCCGCTTTACACAGGAGGCCAGATCTCCTATGGAATCGATGCCGCTAAAGCAGCGGTAATTGCCGCCACTTTTGATCAACACAGCCAGACACAAAATTTAAAAATGAGTGTAGTTGTGGCTTACGTCGGGGTATCGCGGGCATCACACTGGGTTGACGTTGCCCAAAGCCA
Coding sequences within:
- a CDS encoding TetR/AcrR family transcriptional regulator; translation: MAKQSRTNIRDSILEASTVLFSKKGYSGVSMRDVAQHLGCTPAALYYHFKDKDQLYLGVIQHVCHGVSASLKRAKDSHGEPWDQLSAVLTELIRTLSANESFWRLLQQILMDENEERMRQLGNSVFHDIFSIFYDLASKIGPHLDPHQLTISMMSLCLFPFQSANAASFLPGFDPTNLQPDKLSSHVLNFISLGINDDATNTLSLKNRKPK
- a CDS encoding efflux RND transporter periplasmic adaptor subunit, with translation MTRFVLSAALLVALAGCDQQQNQYLTDATEQQLVMLVEVKTGVPLEYSTVGTVVSDQQLDITSRLTGYIKKISVKEGDKVEQGQILVRLDSADIDGAIHQASAAASTAQAAFNDAQLDFEKFQNLLQRGSASDNEFRKIKLKRDAAKEMLNSTKAALSAAKAQLNYIDIKAPVSGYVIAKIKHEGDMALPGVPILAIQSRGGMLFQTYITEDFMASVAPGMQVQVRLDQNPQSHTGAVTHLVPAADPVTHSYLAKISLPNDAKLMSGMFGRATFRISTKNEPYIPENTLVERGGLKGVFVVDSDSIVRFHWLRLGRRWDDNIEVTAGLSGGEMIVSDTASRLRDGEKVTVTESVEKVLVTEAPK
- a CDS encoding efflux RND transporter permease subunit — translated: MSDSKLNFAGRLAQTFVTSKLTLLLMLTCTLLGVFAVYTTPREENPQISMPAAMVQVMLPGASPAEVEAQIIRPLESIVNQIPGVDHTYATAMNSVGVLMVQFNVGEDKEKSLVKLYDRVLGERNKLPPSAGQPQIHSADADDVPVVTVTLASEKYDDYAMKRIADRMIEGLLSLESVSTTYVRGGRDRELRIELDPQRMQAYGVTFDQIRLLISADNISSPLGSLVQSGSVHNVTFDGFISSANELNHLVVGHYQNRPLYLGDVAQIVDGPDEQRSQVSRFAYGPANAKFGHTEQPEIPAITLAIAKKHGTNAVFFARDVIQRIERMKHQLVPEGIDVVVTRNDGKKADDAVNTLIEHLGIAVLAVFVVTALFLGFKEALIVGITVPMILALTLAAVNFAGLTINRVTLFGLILSLGLLVDAAIVVIENIHRNYTNLNGRSKSWVSVISVNEIGNPTNLATLAVMTVFYSLIPALTGMPKQYFYPIGFTVPVAMAASLLVAYSIVPWAANRWVKAGGHTAGDTPSSSRLSRFYYAAVAPIIDCRKLRNKVLIAVALAMALSLLQPLWQFIRPAGVSGPQSWLGVEMSLLPKDNKNTFNITIDMPESTPLEVTDRLVRNVGEILRTVPEVLNYQSWLGETGVPDFNSMLRGNSNKTGPHVAAIRVNITDKKSRKTSSIVLARELRKQLAALNTNYPGATIQVVEDPPGPPVRATILAEIYSQDLEQLRTVSNNVRQQFRNTYDMVETNSSEVSDVKQYRLTLDREKAALSGITSAQVAVALRRLINGEQLGVAHIEGERNPLPIQLQIPQRYQIDPALLSGITLMNPQGSRIPLSTLVKVHQDIADYPIQHKDGVRVSIVGGELGHTAPAYAVLELNQHLNNMDLANGEQLTTGNLGFEETVPDLTKGKFQLLWGGEIRMTLNAYRDLIAALTMALSAIFLILVAYYRSFLLPVIAMAAIPLGLVGIFPGHWLLHQQFSASSLVGIVALAGIVVRNSLLLIDFVIDYLQKGMPLRQAILQAGAVRLRPILLTALAIIFGSMVMLTDPVFSGLAISLIFGTLSSTVLTLVIVPLLLYLFYSRYPIVEQADSKQEAMS